Below is a genomic region from Citrobacter telavivensis.
GTGGTCGAGTTTGCCAGCGGCGACGGATAGAAGTTCTGCACCTGATCGAGACGGAAGCGATGTTTCTTCAGCCATAGCGCCAGATTCACCATATCTTCGTCACGCGTCCCCGGGTGCGCGGAGATGAAATACGGGATCAGATACTGCTCTTTCCCTGCCTGCTTCGAGTAGAGATCGAACAGTTCCTTAAAGCGGTCATAGCTGCCCATGCCCGGCTTCATCATCTTCGACAGCGGCCCTTCTTCGGTATGCTCAGGCGCAATCTTCAGATACCCCCCGACGTGATGACTCGCCAGTTCTTTGATATAGCGCGGGTCTTCGACCGCGATGTCGTAACGCACACCGGAAGCGATCAGGATCTTCTTGATGCCTTTCAGGTCGCGCGCACGGCGATAAAGGTTGATCGTCGGCTCGTGATTGGTATCCATATGCGGACAGATATCCGGATAGACGCACGACAGGCGACGGCAGGTCTGTTCCGCACGCGGCGACTTGCAGCGCAGCATGTACATGTTGGCCGTCGGACCACCGAGATCGGAGATCACGCCGGTGAAGCCCGGGACGGTATCGCGGATCGCTTCGATCTCATTAATGATCGAATCTTCAGAGCGGCTCTGAATAATGCGCCCTTCATGCTCGGTGATCGAACAGAACGAGCACCCGCCAAAGCAGCCGCGCATAATGTTGACAGAGAAGCGAATCATCTCATAGGCCGGAATGCGGCTGTTGCCATATGCCGGGTGCGGCACGCGCTTATACGGCAGGGCAAAGACGCTGTCCATCTCTTCGGTTGACAGCGGGATCGCCGGCGGGTTGATCCAGATGTAGCGATCGCCATGCTTTTGCATCAGCGCACGCGCACAGCCAGGGTTGGTTTCATGGTGCAGGATCCGCGAGGCGTGCGCATACAGCACTTTGTCGCCCTTCACTTTTTCAAAGGACGGTAGCAGAACGTAGGTCTTTTCCCACGGCTTCGGACGCGCAGGCTGCACGGTAACGGCTTTCGCTTCCTGCTTTTTCGGCGCGACCGGTTTGTTGTCGGCGCACGGCAAATCTTCGCCATACGGATGCGGAATCGGGTCGATTTTCCCCGGCGTATCCAGACGCGTAGAATCGACGCCGCTCCAGCCTGGCAGCGCGTCTTTCACCATAATCGCGGTGTTACGCACGTCGCGGATCTGGCTTATGGTTTCGCCCATCGCCAGACGGTGCGCCACTTCCACCAGCGGACGCTCACCATTGCCGAACATCAGCATGTCGGCTTTGGAATCCACCAGCACGGAACGGCGCACGGTATCGGACCAGTAATCATAATGCGCGGTACGGCGCAGGCTCGCTTCAATGCCGCCAAGGATCACCGGCACATCTTTCCACGCCTCTTTGCAGCGCTGGGTATAAACCAGCGTGGCACGATCCGGGCGCTTGCCCGCTACGTTATCCGGGGTATAAGCATCGTCATGGCGCAGGCGGCGATCGGCAGTGTAGCGGTTGATCATCGAGTCCATATTGCCAGCGGTTACGCCGAAGAACAGGTTCGGTTTGCCCAGACGCATGAAATCGTCTTTGCTGTTCCAGTCCGGCTGCGCAATGATGCCAACGCGGAAGCCCTGCGATTCCAGCATACGACCGCAAATCGCCATACCGAAACTCGGGTGATCGACATAGGCGTCACCGGTAACCAAAATAATGTCGCAGCTATCCCAGCCAAGTTGATCCATTTCGTCGCGTGACATCGGCAAAAAAGGAGCGGGACCAAAACAGGCCGCCCAGTACTGAGGCCAGGAGAAGAGATCTCTGTCTGGCTGGATCAGGGATATTGCGCTCATAGTGCTTCCAAAAATGGTAAAAAAATAATCAAAGGCCGGCGATTATATGCCGGAACGAAAGAGAAA
It encodes:
- a CDS encoding YgiQ family radical SAM protein, which produces MSAISLIQPDRDLFSWPQYWAACFGPAPFLPMSRDEMDQLGWDSCDIILVTGDAYVDHPSFGMAICGRMLESQGFRVGIIAQPDWNSKDDFMRLGKPNLFFGVTAGNMDSMINRYTADRRLRHDDAYTPDNVAGKRPDRATLVYTQRCKEAWKDVPVILGGIEASLRRTAHYDYWSDTVRRSVLVDSKADMLMFGNGERPLVEVAHRLAMGETISQIRDVRNTAIMVKDALPGWSGVDSTRLDTPGKIDPIPHPYGEDLPCADNKPVAPKKQEAKAVTVQPARPKPWEKTYVLLPSFEKVKGDKVLYAHASRILHHETNPGCARALMQKHGDRYIWINPPAIPLSTEEMDSVFALPYKRVPHPAYGNSRIPAYEMIRFSVNIMRGCFGGCSFCSITEHEGRIIQSRSEDSIINEIEAIRDTVPGFTGVISDLGGPTANMYMLRCKSPRAEQTCRRLSCVYPDICPHMDTNHEPTINLYRRARDLKGIKKILIASGVRYDIAVEDPRYIKELASHHVGGYLKIAPEHTEEGPLSKMMKPGMGSYDRFKELFDLYSKQAGKEQYLIPYFISAHPGTRDEDMVNLALWLKKHRFRLDQVQNFYPSPLANSTTMYYTGKNPLGKIGYKSEDVVVPKGDKQRRLHKALLRYHDPANWPTIRQALEEMGKKHLIGGRRECLVPAPTLEEMREARRQNRNTRPALTKHTPVAHQRQTPAANKKRAKVAGR